The Polynucleobacter sp. VK25 genome segment TGGGTGCATCCGTCTTCTTGGCGTCCCACAAATCAGAACTCGATGTTGCTCAACAACGCTGGGAATCTATTCAATTCCACGCCCTCAGAGAGCACGCTGGCTTAATCTACCAATCAGATTTAGCGGGCTAATCAACGCATTGTTTTGCAATCAAAGACAGCGACTAGCTGGGTGTCACTGCTCCTGAATGACGCTACTTTGCCGTACTGCGCACAATAATTACTGGCTTTCTGAGTTAATTGTTGAAGCGATTCGCCACTACTATTTAAAAAGTAACGTGATTTGAATCTGACGCATCGGTATATACCGCAGCACATCCCCATAACAAAGAAATACAAGCAATACTCAATGCAGACAATATTAATCGAGCAATCATCAAAGATCTTTCGTAAGTAATTTAGGGTTCATTCGGTCTTAATTTTTTTATAAGCGTTACAGTCAATTTGCTAGCGAGAGGTTTGTACACCAAAATACCGACGATCGCTACCGGATAGGCTACCAACCATACCCCAAACCAAACCCAAAGAAAGTCTTCTGCAAAGCCGATGCGTGCAAATGTAGTAGCAAATGTAATCGTTGCAGACATTAAGAAGCCCATTAGCAGAGCAAAAACGAAGTTCGGTAAATTGGTCATGAATACATCATATCTTCTGGGCTGGTTAACTGTTATTCTGGACTGTGATCACTATTGTGCGCCCTAGACAGGGGAATCTCTTATGCAGTCTTTGAGATTCATCATTCCATTACTCTAGGAAAACTCCATGGCTGTAGGCCAAAATCAAAGAACCAGAAAAAACGACTCTATGCTCACTAAAACAGGCAAGGCACGCTTAGGCCCCCTGAACACAGCACAACTTACCAAGCTATTAGAAGCAAGCACCAAACCCAAAGAAAAAGGCAAAATTTTACGGGCACTCAGCAAACATTCAACTGTTGTCAAATAATTAAAAGGCCCCGTCAATCAAATGAGCGGGGCTTTTTATTTTCATTGTCAGTTAAAAGCCTAAGCTCTTTTTACCAACATTCTCTTTCCGAGGATGACAGTAGACACGACCAATACAGCAAAGATTAAATTCATCAAGGTGAGCGAATCGCCAAGTAAAACGCTCGCTGCCACAAGCGTACAAAAAGGCTGTATCAACTGCACCTGGCTTACTCTTGCAATGCCGCCAACTGCAAGGCCTTCATACCAAAAGAAGAACCCAAGGAACATCGGGAATAAGCTCAGATAAATAAAGCTAGTCCAAGCCACCGCTCCAGCATCGATGTACTCTGAGCTATATGTGAGCCAAGCCATCAAAATATTCAAAGGTAATGAAATCACCAAGGCCCAAGAAATGACGGCGCGAGGATTCATCTTTCTGGAGAGTTCACCGCCCTCTACATAACCAATACAAGCACTGATCCCGCCAAGGACTAGCAGGCCGTCAATGTAAGTAAAACTTCCAGAGCTCTTAAGCAAGGCGTATAGAACAACTAAGCCAGCACCTAATAGAGATACCAGCCAGAACCCTAGTGAAGGACGCTCTTTAAAGCGTAGGACTCCAATCACGGTTGTGGCTAGCGGCATCATTCCCAGAATTACTGCGCCATGGGAGGATGAGCCGTGGGCCATTGCAACAGTAGTAAAGATAGGAAACCCAAATACCACCCCTAATGCTATGACCACGAATTTCACAAAATCAACTTTGCTAGGTGTGGCTTCTTTTTTATAAACAAGATAGGCGAGCGCTACCAACCCCGCTAAAGTCGCCCTACCAAAAGCAATGAAATAAGGGTTAAAGCTTAAGACGGCAATCTTGCTAACTGGCAGCGTTAAGCTAAAAATGAGGATGCCGATAAAGCCAATCAGCATGCCTTTGCTTTCTCTATTCACTATCGCCCTTTATTTAATGTTGGATTGATTGTATTAACAATCTTTAAGAGGTGGGTTGTAATATGTCAGCACTTCTTATGAAATTGAACGCTCATATTCAAGCTATCTATCTTGCGCCTGCCGCGGGGGCACAGATGCAAACCATTGGCCAAGCTAGAGTCAATGCTGGCTCAGGCATTGAGGGCGACCGTTATGCCCTGGGTATGGGTGCATATTCAGCCATTGAACCTATAAAGGTTCGCCATATCAGCCTAATTGCCCTATCCGGCATTGAGACTGCAAATGAGTGGTTAAAAGCGGGTGATGAGCCTACTTTTGATGCGGCCGAAACACGCCGCAATGTCGTGCTTGAAGGGATCACAGCAACCGAACTGAATAAGCTAGTAGGTCAGCAATTTCAGTTGGGTAGCCTGCAGCTTTTGGGAACAGAGCTCTGCACTCCCTGTGAAAGGCCTGCACAACTGCTGAGTAGACCTAGCTTCATGGAGGCATTTGAAGGGCGCGGCGGCATTCGAGCTGAAGTTCTCAATTCTGGAATGCTTGCTGTTGGCGACAAACTCCTTCTAGAGAATGTGAAATGACATGATTGAATACCGCGATAACGCGACCATAACAGCTGAGGAAGCGATAGATCTCTACAGGCGCTCCACGCTTGGAGAACGTCGCCCTATTCACAATATTCAAACTTTTGAAGCCATGCTCAAGAATGCAAATCTCACTATTACCGCCTGGAATGGCCAGAAGCTGGTGGGAATTTCCCGCTCACTCACTGACTTTGCTTATGTAGCCTATCTTGCGGATTTAGCAGTTGATCAACAATATCAACGCTCGGGTATTGGCAAGCAGCTGATTGAAGAAACCAAAGTACGACTTGGCTCGGAATGCATGATTGTGCTTTTAGCAGCGCCCAAGGCTAATGAATACTATGAGCACATTGGGTTTGAACACAACCCGCGCGCCTGGACTCTTAAAAAGTAATTAAGTCTTTATCATTGACGCATGACTATTACTCGATTTTGTTTGGTTCGGCACGGCGAGACTGACTGGAATGCCGCGCGCCGCCTACAGGGCCATACCGATATTGACCTTAATGCCAGAGGCTTCGCTCAAGCCAAACAAATGGCGCGTGCTCTCCAAAAAATTGATCTTCAATTTGATGTCTTGTATACCAGCGATCTACAGCGCGCAGCTAAGACCGCACAGGCAATCGAAGCGTTATTCAAAACATCCGCAATCAGTAATGCTTCACTAAGAGAGCGGCATCTCGGCGCACTACAAGGGTTAACGACCGATGAAGCACCAATCCGTGAGCCAGAGCTCTGGCAATCCCATCTCAGCAGAAATATTAATGAGAACTTGCGTGACGGTGAAAGCATTCAGAGGTTTGCAGATCGCATTCAATCTGCACTAGAACAAATTCGATTGCAGCACTTAGGCAAAACCATTTTGTTGGTTAGCCATGGTGGAGCATTAGATATGATGTACAGGATTGCGAGCAAACAGCCTCTGGATGCCGCAAAAGCTGTTGCAGTACCCAACGCCTCGCTAAACTGGATCAGTCATGATGGGCTGACGTGGACGGTTGATGCGTGGGCAGACACAAGTCACCTTGAAAGTTTGGCACTAGATAATCTAGACCTCTAGAGTTTATGATGATGCAATGAGACCTATTTATGTCATTGCAATCGCCCTCTTGATTGCGCTTTCGATGCCTTATGCGGCACAGGCAACAAGCGACATCCCAGATCAACTGCCAGATCGCATCGTTGGGGATATTGGTGCAGCCGTTTATACGTCTAACTTACATATTGGCACTGAAGGCACTCAATCCTTAGTCCTGCCCTACGCTTTTTTTGACTACCAACGCTTCTTTGCTCGCATAGATGAAGTGGGCATTAAGACCTTCAAGATGGGCTATGGTTATTTTGAAGTCATCGGCAAAATTAATTTAGACACCTACAAAGTAAAGTCCTCTATCAATGGCAATTCGATTAACCGTAGCGATCCAATTCCTCTAGGGCTTGGAACTTTTCAAGAGACGCCCATCGGCGGCTTTTTTGTAAATGCATATCATGACTTTGGAAAATCCAAAGGCGCCCTCTATGAATTTTTGTACTTCGCCGAAATTGAAACTTACAAGAAAATAGTGGTCTACCCCCAAATCGGTGTAGAACGGCAGTCGAGTCAATATGCTAATTATTACTATGGCATCAGTTCTGGAGAATCCAGCCTGACAGGCTATGCAGCCTATAGCGCCCCGGCAACAAATAATCTTTTAGCAGGCTTAATGGTGGAGATTCCAGTGGTGGATAACTGGTACATCAATATATATGGCAAGCGCAAATGGATGGGTGGCGGCATCAACAACAGCCCCGTTATGAATCGCTCATTTCAAGATAATATTTTTATGGCTCTAGCGTATCGCTTTAAGTAGGCAACAATAATTTATGCTGATGTGTCCTTAAAAAGACATTGCCAGAATGGCAAGGCCTGAGATCAACATTACCAATTCCATCAGCAACAAAAATTTCTTCTCGGGTAATGCTAAGACAATTTTTTTGGAGAAGATGGAACCAACCAAAACACAGCTTCCAATAAGAAGTCCTTGAATTAGGGCCATTGTATTTAAAAAACCTAACTGGTGAAATGTCACGCCTTTGGTA includes the following:
- a CDS encoding GNAT family N-acetyltransferase, whose protein sequence is MIEYRDNATITAEEAIDLYRRSTLGERRPIHNIQTFEAMLKNANLTITAWNGQKLVGISRSLTDFAYVAYLADLAVDQQYQRSGIGKQLIEETKVRLGSECMIVLLAAPKANEYYEHIGFEHNPRAWTLKK
- a CDS encoding DUF2798 domain-containing protein; this encodes MTNLPNFVFALLMGFLMSATITFATTFARIGFAEDFLWVWFGVWLVAYPVAIVGILVYKPLASKLTVTLIKKLRPNEP
- a CDS encoding MOSC domain-containing protein, which gives rise to MSALLMKLNAHIQAIYLAPAAGAQMQTIGQARVNAGSGIEGDRYALGMGAYSAIEPIKVRHISLIALSGIETANEWLKAGDEPTFDAAETRRNVVLEGITATELNKLVGQQFQLGSLQLLGTELCTPCERPAQLLSRPSFMEAFEGRGGIRAEVLNSGMLAVGDKLLLENVK
- a CDS encoding DMT family transporter; the protein is MNRESKGMLIGFIGILIFSLTLPVSKIAVLSFNPYFIAFGRATLAGLVALAYLVYKKEATPSKVDFVKFVVIALGVVFGFPIFTTVAMAHGSSSHGAVILGMMPLATTVIGVLRFKERPSLGFWLVSLLGAGLVVLYALLKSSGSFTYIDGLLVLGGISACIGYVEGGELSRKMNPRAVISWALVISLPLNILMAWLTYSSEYIDAGAVAWTSFIYLSLFPMFLGFFFWYEGLAVGGIARVSQVQLIQPFCTLVAASVLLGDSLTLMNLIFAVLVVSTVILGKRMLVKRA
- a CDS encoding histidine phosphatase family protein, with the translated sequence MTITRFCLVRHGETDWNAARRLQGHTDIDLNARGFAQAKQMARALQKIDLQFDVLYTSDLQRAAKTAQAIEALFKTSAISNASLRERHLGALQGLTTDEAPIREPELWQSHLSRNINENLRDGESIQRFADRIQSALEQIRLQHLGKTILLVSHGGALDMMYRIASKQPLDAAKAVAVPNASLNWISHDGLTWTVDAWADTSHLESLALDNLDL
- a CDS encoding MipA/OmpV family protein, which gives rise to MRPIYVIAIALLIALSMPYAAQATSDIPDQLPDRIVGDIGAAVYTSNLHIGTEGTQSLVLPYAFFDYQRFFARIDEVGIKTFKMGYGYFEVIGKINLDTYKVKSSINGNSINRSDPIPLGLGTFQETPIGGFFVNAYHDFGKSKGALYEFLYFAEIETYKKIVVYPQIGVERQSSQYANYYYGISSGESSLTGYAAYSAPATNNLLAGLMVEIPVVDNWYINIYGKRKWMGGGINNSPVMNRSFQDNIFMALAYRFK